ACAGACTGTACAACACTGTTTGTCCACTGGTAAGTCTACAGACTCATGAACCACTGGCAGGTTGTTGTGAAGATGGCGACCAGAGCCGGGGACTCCGGGCTGGTGACCTCGTTTTCGATTTGAAGGTGGCCGGGTAGTATTGCCACTTTTCTTTGAAGAAGAACTGGTCTTCTCTGATTTACGACCGAAAAGCAAGTGCTTCATGTGTGCCAGTTCTGATTTCAGATCAGCGACCTGGGTGTTCAACCCAGCCATTTCGGCTTTATGCTGAGCGATAAGAGAGGCATTTTTAGCCAATACTTTTTTCTCTCGGCCACAGGCCGCCTTCCACATGGCATGCCAGAGGTTGGCCTGCTGTTTTAGCTGGATGTGTTCCTGCTTGGTGAGGATGACCTGCGAGGTAGCAAAGGGGGCAGGCAGTAATGCAGGTGTTGTGCCTGATCCTGAAACATGAGCATTTTGCATACTCTAAAAGTAGACGACTTTGAGCTTATGTTTAGTGGTTTGTAGAAAAGTTACTGATATAGTCTTCCGAGTAACTTGCCCTACAGAGCCTGGTATCAGTGGATTTATGCTTTTAGAAACATCGTACCTAAAAGAGTCTGATTGGAACGGAAGTTTCTCGTAGATGTTAATCCGCCGTGGCGGCTTGGGGCGCTCTTGATAATGATATAGTCTCGATCATTAATCATTATCGCAATAGGGCTGACTGTGAAAATAACTTTGATGAAATCAAAAACCAATGGGGCTGGGGTGGTTATGTAACAAAAGATATGGCAAGATGTCGAATGCTGGCCCGAATGGTTGCCTTGGTTTACAACTGGTGGACGCTATACGTTCGATTGAGTAATCCGGACTCCCATAAAGAATCAATTACCAGCCGTCCCTTATTAATGAGTTCAATTGGCAAGCTGACCCACTCTGGCAACCAAAAGAAAATAAAGCTGACAAGCCAGCATCGATGGATGTATAAAATTGCGAAATTACAAAGTGAACTGTGTGATTTTTTTGATTCAATCAAAAGTATCGCACCGCAGTTGAATCCAATTAACGCATGGTGTCGTATTTTAACGAAAGCGGTCTCAAAATTTTTGAAAAAAGGGCAGGTTATTACGATGCAACCATTAATTCGATCGGGCTAATGACTTAAAAAACGCTGCTCAGAACCGTGAGAAGCTATTCCTAATGGCATGGCTCAGTGGCGTTCAACTGCTGAATTTAGGGTAATTAAACTGTCAGGTTGGAAAAAAGAAAGACGCATAATTATTGTTCGAAGACGGCGTCCTGAAAATGAAATACCGATGTTGGAAAAAGGAATAAAAGAACGTCAACAAACGTTAGCATTAATAGAAGAGCCAGAAAATATAAAAGCTTACGAGTATTCGGTTCTGGTCACATCTTCCGAGTAACTTGCCCTACAGAGCCTGGTATCAGTGGATTTATGCTTTTAGAAACATCGTACCTAAAAGAGTCTGATTGGAACGGAAGTTTCTCGTAGATGTTAATCCGCCGTGGCGGCTTGGGGCGCTCTTGATAATGATATAGTCTCGATCATTAATCATTATCGCAATAGGGCTGACTGTGAAAATAACTTTGATGAAATCAAAAACCAATGGGGCTGGGGTGGTTATGTAACAAAAGATATGGCAAGATGTCGAATGCTGGCCCGAATGGTTGCCTTGGTTTACAACTGGTGGACGCTATACGTTCGATTGAGTAATCCGGACTCCCATAAAGAATCAATTACCAGCCGTCCCTTATTAATGAGTTCAATTGGCAAGCTGACCCACTCTGGCAACCAAAAGAAAATAAAGCTGACAAGCCAGCATCGATGGATGTATAAAATTGCGAAATTACAAAGTGAACTGTGTGATTTTTTTGATTCAATCAAAAGTATCGCACCGCAGTTGAATCCAATTAACGCATGGTGTCGTATTTTAACGAAAGCGGTCTCAAAATTTTTGAAAAAAGGGCAGGTTATTACGATGCAACCATTAATTCGATCGGGCTAATGACTTAAAAAACGCTGCTCAGAACCGTGAGAAGCTATTCCTAATGGCATGGCTCAGTGGCGTTCAACTGCTGAATTTAGGTTGATGGTGCAGTGCCTTTCCAACCCGGAGGTGCAGCGGGGGTTTGCGCGGGTTGTGCTTGATATGTTGAAGGGGTGATGAAAGGCAAAAATGAAAGGCTGTAATTCATGCTACAGCCTTTCTCAAGTTGGGCTTACTTCCAGTCCGGGGAGTGCTCACCTCTAGCGCGACATACAGCATGCTCGATGAAATTAGGTATCCATCTGGAGGTCAATATTGAAGTTGATCGGCCAGTTCTACCCGTTGTCATTTTCGAATCATTCGTATCGGTGAAATACTCCTTAGCATACTGAGCCAAAGAATCTGAATCCTCTTCGGGGAGCTTTGATAAAATTTCCCAGCCATTATTTGACAAATAGTGAGCGCAACTTTCCGCACATATAAAAAAAGCGGAGGGTCTTTCCCAAAACCTTTGATGTATCTGATTCAAAGTTTGAAGAGAAATCACACTGTCCCCATTTTCAATTTTTCCCCAAGCTGTAGGGCTAATATTCAGCCGATCTGCAAAAGCTCTCTTTGAAAAACCTTCATCAATACGAAATTGCCTGAGTGTGAATGAAAGTATTGTTGCTAAAGTAGTGCATGGTCTGCTATCAAAACTATGTGTCATTTGCCTAAATCCTTAATTAAATAAACCAGAGAGGCTTTCGTTGCTCTCCACGATACTTTTGTCAGTTAAAAGTGTCATTGATTAAAGTGTGCTTGAATTTTATCAACCAGAAATCATGAAGCGCTATGTGTGTCATTCCCCATTTTTTTTGTGCCATATCATCTTTTGATCCTTTGATTAGGTGCTTGCTATGCAGTGTGTAGCAATAGATCGAGAATCATGCACTTACCAGACCGTATTCATCAAAGATGACTTTGTTATATGCCCTGTCAAAATAAGTACACTTACTGGACACCCTCCCGCCCCCGGCTAAGTCATTGATCCCCCGTGTCCAAAAAACTTAATCCTGCCCAACTGGACAGGATGTAAAGCAGGGTCTGGCTTTTCCTTTACTCAGAATAAGGGGAACGGAAGGTTAGAATATACCGCTGTTGGCTATTAGCTTTTGGTGGTTGGCTGTCTGAGCAGCTAATAGCCAACCGCCAAAAGCCCGGTAAGACATTGAATGCTGCGCCCCTAAGAAGTAGAGGAACCCCGCCATGAAAGGCCAGAACGTCGGATACATCCGGGTCAGCAGCGTTGACCAGAACCCAGCCCGCCAACTTGAAGGTATTAATCTCGATACCACCTTTGAAGACCATCGCAGCGGCAAAGATACTAACCGACCTCAGTTGAAAGCCTGCCTGCGCCACACTGGCCTGCTCTGAGTTACTCCCCAGCGTATCAGCAGACTTCCACAGACGTCTTTCTATGGCTTCAATATTTTCCAGTTGGGACATACTTTCTCCAAAGCTGTAAAGCGATTGGCAGCCTCAAATTCTGCTGTTCTACTTGGAATGATGAGAGCCTGCGGTGTTGGTTTATCCGGGGATTTTACTGATTCAGGGAGGGGGGCCAGCCTCTCATATCCGTTACCTCTTTTGCCAGTGCGGGCGTCGGCAAGTATGTCGATCATTGTGGCGGGGCGCATGGTCATTGCTTGTCCCGTTAACGGGTTAATGTTTTTCACGAATGCACGATATGTATTTGTGCAGTGCAACTTACAACACTTCAGGAACAGATATGAATAAATTAATAACAGCTGTCGCTCTCTCTCTATGTTCATCAATAGCAGTTGCCAACGGGGGGAGTGGAAGTGGAGGGTCAGGTGGTGTTCCTTCTCTGCCCTGTTATGTCAATGGCAAGGTTATCAGTACGAATATGCTGGTCACTACCTGTCAGTCAAAACACAAAGGTAGCCCATCTAAAAAATATTCTTACGTTAGTGAATCAAAAGATCAAAGAAAGGCTAATCGTTGATGTTGCTACAGGAACGAAGTTGTTACCGTTCCTGTTTTTTCTTTAAGTCTCGTTGTCTATCAGGTCTCTTTCAATGAGCCAGAGGCAGCGTGCAGTTCTTCTTTCAAATAAAAGTCGATATGGCTCAAAGCGCCAGCTTGACGGCAAGCGAGGGCTCTGGCATCTGGAAAGTCTTCTTGCGTGGCTTGAGCAGCAAAAACAATCTTAATCGCACCAAAAGTCCGGAACTAAATGACTAATGTCGTATGGATCGCTGTCGTCAACAGAAGGGTCAGGATTGTTGCTTACAAGGCACAGTGGAGGGGGAGTGTGCAAGGCTCTGTCTTCAGCGGCTGTCGACTGGGTCATAGTCGTTACAGTGGCTGCAGGCAATTGCTGTGTAACGATCACGGCACGCCCCTGGGGGGATGTGATGGTGCTCCTGATGGTAGTGTCGAAAGCAGTGGTAACGGACTGTGTGACTGCTCTTACCTCACCTACAGGAACTGTCTGTGAATGCACCGTAACTGTAGCGGTCGAGGTAGATACTCCACCATGTTTTTTTTGCTGGTGTTCTTTGCGCTTTTGTGCAGACGAAAAGCTTTTATTACAGACAGAACAGTCTTTAGACGACTCTACAGCACGAACCCGCATTCGTTCGTTATAAGCCTGAGGGTGCTGGGTTTTCATGTGTTTTGTTAAGAGGTTCGAACGCCTAAAAGTCTTGTCACATTCCTCACAATGAAAGGGTCTTGCTCCGGTATGAGTCAAGATATGTGCATTAAGGTTGCTCCGTGTAGTGCAAGCTATCTGACAGTGTGGATATGGACACGGATAAGGTCTCTCTCCAGTATGAGATAGAAGATGTACCCTTAGGGGAGTTACTTGGTCGAACTCCTTTTTGCATACCTCACAAATGAATTTTCTTCTCATAACAAAACCAACCTGCACTTGAAGAACTTGTCATTCAGTGACACACTCCCTCCACTAAATCGGCAAGCCGATTCTAGTGGGGGCTTCTAATCGGGAATTACGTGCGACCCACTATGTCAAATAACATAGCCTCTCGCTGTCGTACAGGTTGCCGAACCACGACAGGGGAACTCTTTACACATACGCTGTGTCCCAGCGCATCGGCGGTAGAAGCCAGAAAACGGTTGTGTTTTCCTGATTTGTTTCTCGTAGTTAGTCCAGCAACGGTGACGCTTGAGTATTTGTCCAGAGGCTTATCTGTCTGTCGAGTAGGCTGTTGTCTCAGCCACCAAGCCCATTATGCAGGGTTTCGCAGTGCACTGAAGTTAGTACATGGGCTTGCTCTACGCAAGCCTCGCTATCCATCTCCATCCAAACCTTCAAAGGTCGCGCCGCTCCCAATGAGAGGCTATGGATGGCGAATTTCGCAAGGTTCGTTAAAACTTTTTAGGGCAACTCTGAGTGCTTTTTGCTGACACTGGCTATTACAGCCAAGGCAATGCGTTAGCCATGGTGAACTATAGCACTCCCCCCCTCATTGCAGAAAAGCAGGATACTGATCACAGCCCCCGATTGTATTTTGGACGGGCAATCGGAAAATCAGGCCTTGAAGGTGTTTTTACAGGCTCTTTTTCCAGCTTCTCAAGCAGGAACTGAATGGCCTTGTCCAGCTGAGCGTCACTGCCGTTAAAGGTAGAATGGGGCAGGTTGTCAATCTGGATATCGGGTTCTACGCCCCAGTTTTCTGTCAGCCAGCGACCATTGGTCCGGTAGCCTGCGATAAAGGGAACCGACACAAATCCCTGATCCATCAGTTCAGAGAGAAACATCCATATTCTCCCGCCCCAGGTACGAGAGCCAATAATGGTTGCCAGTCCCAGTTCCCGCAAGTTTTCTGCCAGTTCTTCCGCATCAGATGCGGTATGCTCGTTCACCAGAACAACGATATGCCCCCTGAAGGCGTATGGCATATTCCAGTCCATGGTGGAACCCATATAACTGTTAAAGGTGATGGCTTCTCTCTGCAGGCGACTGGTAATCCAGCTGTCAATGTTACCGCCTGAGTTGTTGCGCAGATCCAGTATCAATCCGCCACGCTTAAAGATGGGGTAATACTGTTGCACCCACTGTTCGAAATTATCAGGCTCCATACCTCTCAGGTGAACATAACCAAGCTTTCCCTGTCCCTGGTGTTCGGTGCGCTGTTGCCGGTCGTACCGCCAGGAATCGTAGCGCAGTCTGGCAGACTCCTGAGGCAATATTGGCCAGACAATCTGCTCAATGGGGTCTGGAATACCCGGCTTTTTAACGGTCAGTAGCACTTGCTGGTTTTCCCGGAACGTTAGCCGTTCTTCTATTGGCTGCTGATGATCCAGCGGTAAGTGGTTGATGGCGGTAATACTGTCCCCTTCTTCAATCCGGATGCCTGGCCGGGCTAACGGTGAACGCTTCAGGGGAAAGTCAGGATCGGTTTGATAAATCTGATCAATGAGTAGCCCCTTGTCTTCCTGCGAGAAGATAGCCCCCAGCGAGCTTTCTACACTCCACTTGTCGTTGAATCGCAGGTCACCTCCGCCAAGCTCAAGGTGAAGCACTCCCAGCTGGCTAATCATGCTGCCAATAAGGTGATTCAGGTCACTTCGGTTTGTGACCCGGTTCAACATCTGCAAATGAGTGTCTAACTGTGCAGGCCAGTCTGTGCCGTTCATCGAGCGGTCTGCAAACTGGTTGCCCAGCAGAGACCAGACATTAAACAACAGCTGTCGCCATTCATCCTGTGGAGAAACATAAACCCGCCATTGCTTCAGGGATAAAGGATTGATGTCAATATTGCTTTCAGCCACGCCAACAGGAATGAGGGCGAACTCGTCATTGTCACCATGGATCAGAATCTGTTCTCCGGATTTGGAGGGCTGATAACCTGTGAGTCCTGAAGCAACGATGAAGGGTTCATTGTCAGGGGCATTGCTGACTTCCAGGCTGTAAAGCGTGAAAGTATTTTCAGAATTCGGCTCCCCCCAGAACAGATAGCCGTTGGCGAGATCAAGACCATAATAGTTGCCGGGTGGGACAGGTATCTGATACAGGCGATCCCGCAGGCCATCCAGTTGCACAGTAATGCGCTGTGGCTGCTTTTCTTCAGAGGTTTTTGCTTGTTTTTGTTCTTTTTTCATAAGCCGGGCAACTTTCTGTTGCAGGACTTCATTTTCAGGCTCAAAAGGCCAGATTACCTCTGGGTCCATGGCGTACATAAACAGACCACGGTTTGTATCTGAATAAGGCTCTGGCTGATTCGAGCCGAAGGGGTTCTTTACCCTGGAGTGGAAGAAGCGTTCTGAGATAAACATCAGCCATTTGCCGTTGGGACTCCAGACTGGAAAATCACTGTCAGTGCGATCACTGGTAATCGCTGTCAGTCGATTGTCGGAGAGGCTAAACAGATAAATCTGTTTTTTACGGTTGCTGGCCGGACTGGAAAAGGTTAGCCACTGACTGTCCGGAGACCAGCTGAACTGACCGGGGTAAATATCCCGGGGTTCAAACTGACGGATAGTTTCTGTTACGCCCGATTGAATGTGGGTCAGCCATACGGTGGCATCAGAATCAGTCCAGACGAAAAATTCGTTATCCGGTGAGATAACCGGATCATTAACCACTGTTTTGTCCGTTTGATGAATTTTCACTGCCTGCTGACTGCCATCAGCAGGCAGTAGCCAGAACGATTGATAAATGCCTTCTGAAGCCAGCCCCAGAAGGTGAGGAGAACGGGGTAAATACTGGGCCGACTCAAAAAAAACGCCTTTACCCGGATTGGGAACGGTAACGGTGCGGCCATCTTTTACTGGCAGCAGGGTGATCTGCCCCCGTGCCGACAGTGCCAGCTGGCTAGAGTCGGGAGACAGGTCATAACTGGAGAGATAAGCAGCGGGCCAGGGCAACCAGTGTGGTCGCCGCTGCTCAAAGTCGGAAGTGAGGGCTATCTGGATTTTTTCGGGTCTGGCATCTGTCTGCTTCAGGTCTAAAGCGTAGAGGTCTGGCCCCAGCTGGTAAACAAACTGACCGTCGTCCTGCGCTGGATATTCGATATCCAAGCCCTTATGAAAGGTATGCTGAATCAGGTTTTGACCATCAACGTCCATTGACCACAGGTTGCCACTTCCATCCCGGTCACTGACAAAATACACCCGTTGATTCCAGAACAGAGGGTGTCGGCTGGTGCCGGGAAAGTCTTTGGTGAGTGGGGTTGCTTCCTTGCCCTCAACATATTTCCAGATATTTTGAGCGGTTCCCCCCTGATAGTGCCTGATATTATGGAGGGGACCGGAAAGACGGGTAAAAAAGAGAGTCATAGTGTTGGTCGGGCTGGCACCAAAAATGCCTTCAAAGGCCTGAGCCAGTGGTATCCAGTTGCGTTCACGGGTTTCAGTGTTCAGAGTGACCAGCTGAAAGTTCTCACCAAACACGGTTCGTTCATTGGTGGCGTAAAGAATCTGCTGATGGTTAACCCAGCCCCGGGGAATGACCTGACCTTCTGACCAGGTCAGCCGTCTGGGTAGACCTCCGGACATTGGCATGATGTAGAGGTTGTCAGGCCCGTCGTATTCGGCAAGAAATACAACCTGCTGACCATCCGGAGAAATAACCGGTAATATCTCCCGGCCGTGATTTGTGGTTAGCCGGGTGGCTGTCCCCCCTGCCAGCGTTGTTTTCCATAAATCCCCCTCTGCTGAGAAAATCACAGTGTCTTGATGAATACTGGGGTAGCGGTAGTAACCTTCATTGTTGGCACCTTCATCGCTGGCATGGAGAGAAACTGAAAAAAAGAACGAAGCTGCCACAAGAAAAGAGAGGAAGCGCATATCAGGCCTGTTGTTTTGGTTTTATGTAATTAAGGTAGCAGTTGTCTTCTGGCTCTGTTTCCGAGTCCGATTATTGGCTAAAGAGTTTTATACGATGCCGAAAAACGAAGAATAGAGTGCCATTAAAAGGCGACAGAATCTTCGGGAGGCAAGGATGCCCTGCAAAAAACTGGCTTATTTATTTCCACTGGCGGTATTCACCGGGGCGATTGCAAATTCCCATGCGCAGCAGGAAATGGATCTGGCTTCAAACACGTTTATGTCTTTACAGATGAGCCTGATTGCGCAGCAGGAGGCTGAGTCAGCTCCCCTGCAGCGTCTGAGTACTTCCCGACATTTTGGCAGAGGCTACTCCTACGCTGATGACTTTGCCGACATGGGTGTGTGGGGGCAGATGCTGGCCTCTGGCACTTCTCAGGATGACTGGAAAAATGACGAAGGCAATGCTCTGTCGGGTTTTGATGCTGATGCTGAGGGTTTCACCCTGGGGTTTGATCGCTCAACAATAATAGGTCATTACGAAATCACTTATGGCGCTGCATTCACAATCGCTGACGTTAAAGCTGACAAACAGAACTCGAAAGACTACAACCGCCTCAAAAATCGTCAGATGAATATCTATGGTTCTTATACTCGTGATGAGTGGTATCTCGACGGGGTTGTTAACTACGGGTGGAGTCGGAATGATCGTACCCGGCATGTAGGCTCAGAGCCATCAGGCAAGTCTGAATTTGACAGTAATAATTATGGTTTAAAGCTGTTAGCCGGATTTAACTACCCTTATCTGAACACGATATTCCAGCCTTTACTTGGCTTTAATTATTCCCGTATTACCATTGATGATTACAGGGAAACTCTTACTGGTAATGTCGGTCAGGCACAGGCGGTCAGTGGTCAGACTTACCAGAAAATGGAGTTGGGTGCCGGACTGGAAATGAGCCAGATATACGAATTGCCGCTAGGGGATTTAGAGCCTTCTGCCAGGATTATGGGTTGGTATGACATGAAGGGCGACAAGGTCAAAGCACACTCGACCTTGACAGGTAGTGGCGATGAATTAAGCGTTGAAGCAGGACAGCCTGTTAAAAGCAGCTATTCGGCTTCTTTTAATCTTACTTATCGGCGGCTGGACAACCTGTCTGTCATTGTGAGCTATGACCTGAATCAGAAGTCTGATTACAGGAACCATAGCTATTACTTAAGAGCGGAATACGATTTTTGATTCCCGGATCAGGCCCCAAGCGCCTTCCGACAGGCATCAATGGTGACAACGCCAATCACATGGTTATGGGAATCCTGCACCACCAGGGCGCGAATCTTGCTTTTGTCCATCAGGGCCCTGGCGTCGCTGGCGCTGGCTTCTTCTTTAATAATGATCGGGGCCCCATTCATGATATTACGAGCCGTCATCCCGCTCAGGCTGTCGACGCCAGACAGTCCACGTCGTAAGTCACCGTCGGTAATCACGCCTGCCAGGTCGTCACCATCCATCACCAGGCAGATTTTGGAGCCGGTGGCTGTCATAGCCTGCATCACATCGCTGATCTTACTGTCAGGCGCAATACGGCCATAGTTGTCGGTACTCATTATGTTGCGTACCCAGGTAATTTTCTGGTCTTTCCTCAGACCTTCCAGGTCACTGGCCTGAAACCGTTGCAGGGCTTCCGCAAGCAGGTCGCCGATGGCCAGTAGAACCGTTGTGTAAGTGGTTGGCGCGTGTTTCTGATCGGGCAGGTCTTCAATCACACTGGCGTCGAGTACGATGTCAGCCTGTTCCGCGACAGGGCCTTTTGGATCGCCAGTAATAGCAATCACTTTGTTGCCCACATGTTTGACGACCGGATACAGCCTTATCAGCTCTTCGGTCATGCCGCTGTACGACAGCATAATAATAATATCGCCGCTGCCCACCATGCTCAGGTTGTCGTGCCAGGCATCGGCAGGGTTAATCAGATGACAGGAAAGACCAGCGTTATACAGGGTGGCCGCAATTTTACGACCAATATGACCGGACTGACTCATGCCCAGCATGATCACGCGGCCCCGGCAGCTGGTCAGGAGCTTTATAGCCTCAGTGAATTCGCCGTTGATACGTCCCTGAAGTTGCTGCAAAGCGCCGATCTGGCGGGCAACACTGGCTTTCATACCTTCGCTTAACGTCACTTCCAGTGGCGAGGTCTGGTCGTTACTTGTGGCCATAGGTTTGTCCTGTATCTTTCCGTCATTTTTTATCCGGTTTTTATTGCCCGGAACTGATGTCTTCAATGGTTTTCATCATGTCACACTGTCAATTTCTGATTGTTGATAGTCGTCAACATAATGTTTTCATTCTTCCGGCGTATTTCGCAGCCAGAGAGATGGCTTCAACCAGGCTGACAGGGCTTGCAATACCCTGTCCGGCAATATCAAAAGCAGTTCCGTGATCAACCGATGTGCGCAGAAAAGGTAACCTGCAGGTGATTGAAATGGTTTTCTCAAAATCGACCATCTTGGTCGCGATATGACCCTGATCATGGTACAGGGAAATCACCGCATCGTAACGCCCTTGCAGAGCCTGATGGAAAACGGAATCCGCCGGTAACGGGCCGGATATCCGAAAACCTTCCTGCTGAAGTCGTCGGATCGCCGGTTTTATGGAAATCATTTCTTCATTGCCAAACAATCCCTGTTCGCCGCCGTGAGGGTTCAGTGCGGCAATCGCCAGATGAGGCTTCTCTATCCCCAGTTGCCGCAGGGCTTTTATCGCTTTGCGGGAAAATTCAACAAGGCGTGCTTCCGTGATGTAATCACAGGCCTCTCTTAATGACAGGTGTCTTGAAAGGAAAAAGACCCTGAGTGTTTTTACCTGAAACAGTGTCAGAGGATCAGGGCAGTGGGTCAGGTCAGCCAGTATTTCGGTATGACCAATGTGAGGAATGCCAGCCGCTTTAAGCGATTCTTTATTGATGGGGGGGGTGGCCAGGGCATCGACATCTCCCCTCAGGGCCAGCTCGGTAGCTGTTTTAATGCATTGCCAGGCGGTTTCCCCGGCGGCACTGGTTACCCTGCCAAAAGGTGTTTCACTCAGCGGTGGACAGGTGACCGGGAACAGGTTCAGGGTCTGCTTCTCATCGGTTACTTCTGACACATGCTGACAGAGGTTTAGTTTGAGTTTGATCTGGCAGACGTGTGCGGCACGTTTCAGACACTCTTCGGTTCCGGTAAAAATAAGGTGACAGGTATCGGGCAAACCGGATTCAGCCACTGACTGAACAATGATTTCGGGACCAATGCCAGCGGGGTCTCCCATTGGCACGCATACCAGAGGCTTCATAACATTGAGTGATCTGATGGTTAGAAGTAGTCGTACAGTTTAGCATTCTCG
Above is a genomic segment from Endozoicomonas euniceicola containing:
- a CDS encoding helix-turn-helix domain-containing protein, producing MTHSFDSRPCTTLATILSFTLRQFRIDEGFSKRAFADRLNISPTAWGKIENGDSVISLQTLNQIHQRFWERPSAFFICAESCAHYLSNNGWEILSKLPEEDSDSLAQYAKEYFTDTNDSKMTTGRTGRSTSILTSRWIPNFIEHAVCRARGEHSPDWK
- a CDS encoding S41 family peptidase, yielding MRFLSFLVAASFFFSVSLHASDEGANNEGYYRYPSIHQDTVIFSAEGDLWKTTLAGGTATRLTTNHGREILPVISPDGQQVVFLAEYDGPDNLYIMPMSGGLPRRLTWSEGQVIPRGWVNHQQILYATNERTVFGENFQLVTLNTETRERNWIPLAQAFEGIFGASPTNTMTLFFTRLSGPLHNIRHYQGGTAQNIWKYVEGKEATPLTKDFPGTSRHPLFWNQRVYFVSDRDGSGNLWSMDVDGQNLIQHTFHKGLDIEYPAQDDGQFVYQLGPDLYALDLKQTDARPEKIQIALTSDFEQRRPHWLPWPAAYLSSYDLSPDSSQLALSARGQITLLPVKDGRTVTVPNPGKGVFFESAQYLPRSPHLLGLASEGIYQSFWLLPADGSQQAVKIHQTDKTVVNDPVISPDNEFFVWTDSDATVWLTHIQSGVTETIRQFEPRDIYPGQFSWSPDSQWLTFSSPASNRKKQIYLFSLSDNRLTAITSDRTDSDFPVWSPNGKWLMFISERFFHSRVKNPFGSNQPEPYSDTNRGLFMYAMDPEVIWPFEPENEVLQQKVARLMKKEQKQAKTSEEKQPQRITVQLDGLRDRLYQIPVPPGNYYGLDLANGYLFWGEPNSENTFTLYSLEVSNAPDNEPFIVASGLTGYQPSKSGEQILIHGDNDEFALIPVGVAESNIDINPLSLKQWRVYVSPQDEWRQLLFNVWSLLGNQFADRSMNGTDWPAQLDTHLQMLNRVTNRSDLNHLIGSMISQLGVLHLELGGGDLRFNDKWSVESSLGAIFSQEDKGLLIDQIYQTDPDFPLKRSPLARPGIRIEEGDSITAINHLPLDHQQPIEERLTFRENQQVLLTVKKPGIPDPIEQIVWPILPQESARLRYDSWRYDRQQRTEHQGQGKLGYVHLRGMEPDNFEQWVQQYYPIFKRGGLILDLRNNSGGNIDSWITSRLQREAITFNSYMGSTMDWNMPYAFRGHIVVLVNEHTASDAEELAENLRELGLATIIGSRTWGGRIWMFLSELMDQGFVSVPFIAGYRTNGRWLTENWGVEPDIQIDNLPHSTFNGSDAQLDKAIQFLLEKLEKEPVKTPSRPDFPIARPKYNRGL
- a CDS encoding autotransporter outer membrane beta-barrel domain-containing protein; protein product: MPCKKLAYLFPLAVFTGAIANSHAQQEMDLASNTFMSLQMSLIAQQEAESAPLQRLSTSRHFGRGYSYADDFADMGVWGQMLASGTSQDDWKNDEGNALSGFDADAEGFTLGFDRSTIIGHYEITYGAAFTIADVKADKQNSKDYNRLKNRQMNIYGSYTRDEWYLDGVVNYGWSRNDRTRHVGSEPSGKSEFDSNNYGLKLLAGFNYPYLNTIFQPLLGFNYSRITIDDYRETLTGNVGQAQAVSGQTYQKMELGAGLEMSQIYELPLGDLEPSARIMGWYDMKGDKVKAHSTLTGSGDELSVEAGQPVKSSYSASFNLTYRRLDNLSVIVSYDLNQKSDYRNHSYYLRAEYDF
- a CDS encoding SIS domain-containing protein; this encodes MATSNDQTSPLEVTLSEGMKASVARQIGALQQLQGRINGEFTEAIKLLTSCRGRVIMLGMSQSGHIGRKIAATLYNAGLSCHLINPADAWHDNLSMVGSGDIIIMLSYSGMTEELIRLYPVVKHVGNKVIAITGDPKGPVAEQADIVLDASVIEDLPDQKHAPTTYTTVLLAIGDLLAEALQRFQASDLEGLRKDQKITWVRNIMSTDNYGRIAPDSKISDVMQAMTATGSKICLVMDGDDLAGVITDGDLRRGLSGVDSLSGMTARNIMNGAPIIIKEEASASDARALMDKSKIRALVVQDSHNHVIGVVTIDACRKALGA
- the pdxA gene encoding 4-hydroxythreonine-4-phosphate dehydrogenase PdxA; this translates as MGDPAGIGPEIIVQSVAESGLPDTCHLIFTGTEECLKRAAHVCQIKLKLNLCQHVSEVTDEKQTLNLFPVTCPPLSETPFGRVTSAAGETAWQCIKTATELALRGDVDALATPPINKESLKAAGIPHIGHTEILADLTHCPDPLTLFQVKTLRVFFLSRHLSLREACDYITEARLVEFSRKAIKALRQLGIEKPHLAIAALNPHGGEQGLFGNEEMISIKPAIRRLQQEGFRISGPLPADSVFHQALQGRYDAVISLYHDQGHIATKMVDFEKTISITCRLPFLRTSVDHGTAFDIAGQGIASPVSLVEAISLAAKYAGRMKTLC